One Xiphophorus couchianus chromosome 1, X_couchianus-1.0, whole genome shotgun sequence genomic region harbors:
- the slc25a33 gene encoding solute carrier family 25 member 33, whose amino-acid sequence MAQKDTLLHLFAGGCSGTVGAIVTCPLEVLKTRLQSSGLTLRPVFQVQLGTLSGAGVIRPGTVTPGLLQVLRSILEKEGPSSLFRGLGPNLVGVAPSRAIYFAAYSKSKEMFNGLFVPNSGLVHMSSAGTAAFVTNSLMNPIWMVKTRMQLEKKARGEKKMNALQCARYVYRTEGVRGFYRGLTASYAGISETMICFLIYETLKKQLAKSQFASPNGNNEKGASDFLRLMMAAAFSKGCASCIAYPHEVIRTRLREEGSKYKYFFQTGRLIAVEEGYAAFYRGLVPQLIRQIPNTAIVLSTYELIVHLLGDSK is encoded by the exons ATGCAGCGGCACAGTGGGAGCCATTGTCACCTGCCCGCTGGAGGTGTTGAAGACACGGTTGCAGTCGTCTGGCCTCACCCTGCGGCCCGTTTTCCAGGTCCAGCTGGGAACCCTCAGCGGCGCCGGGGTTATCCGACCCGGGACGGTTACACCGGGACTGCTGCAGGTGCTCCG ATCAATTCTTGAAAAAGAGGGACCAAGTTCTCTTTTCCGAGGACTGGGGCCGAATCTCGTGGGTGTTGCCCCTTCAAG aGCCATTTACTTTGCTGCATATTCAAAATCAAAGGAGATGTTCAACGGGCTGTTTGTCCCCAACAGTGGACTGGTGCACATGTCCTCAGCTGGTACTGCAG cttttgttaCCAATTCTCTGATGAACCCCATCTGGATGGTCAAGACAAGGATGCAGCTGGAGAAAAA AgccagaggagagaagaagatgAATGCGCTTCAGTGCGCTCGCTACGTTTACAGGACGGAGGGAGTACGGGGTTTCTACCGCGGCCTGACTGCGTCCTACGCTGGAATCTCGGAAACCATGATCTGCTTCCTCATCTACGAGACGCTGAAGAAGCAACTCGCCAAGAGCCAGTTCGCCTCGCCGAACGGAAACAACGAGAAAGGAGCATCAGACTTCCTGCGGCTGATGATGGCAGCAGCTTTTTCGAAGGGCTGCGCTTCCTGCATAGCTTACCCACATG AGGTCATCAGGACCAGGCTCAGAGAAGAGGGTAGCAAGTACAAGTACTTCTTCCAGACGGGGAGGTTGATAGCTGTGGAAGAAGGCTACGCAGCTTTCTACAGAGGACTCGTTCCGCAGCTAATCAGACAAATCCCCAACACAGCCATTGTCCTGTCCACCTACGAACTCATCGTCCACCTGCTGGGAGATTCCAAGTGA